A genomic window from Bdellovibrio sp. SKB1291214 includes:
- the uvrC gene encoding excinuclease ABC subunit UvrC, with the protein MASSKFDEIRDKVREFPTQSGVYLMKGPGDKIIYIGKAKVLRNRVRSYFTDSKDHSPKTRLLVSNILDVEYILTKTEVEAFLLEASLIKKHRPKYNIRLRDDKAYPYIRLSWSQEFPRLYVARKVKRDGSLYFGPYTSGLAVQGTIRFLNRTFKIRDCTDAMFTSRKRPCMTYQIGRCTAPCVDYISQQDYKSEVEGAKLFLKGQNKKVIKALKDKMMGAADEEKFEVAARLRDSIEAIKTILEKQAVINDTSEKDQDAVGFYGDERGCLIETVHVRGGRVIGTRPHFLPHFDPNDSAEDPREWMVDFLNQYYEDNFIPDDVLLPLDIGSDLNKLMEQVLESRSGTKAAVRFATDERGRSLVEMANENAKAHFLKYVSKSEEKLRGLQEIKEKFNLPELPRRIECYDISTFQGAETVASQVVFEEGVPAKDHYRRYKIRTVEGINDFASMYEVLSRRFKHTEYEDPQLVVIDGGKGQLSQAMKILAEIGRSDIPVVGLAKARTESDFQKAEVESTEERFFLPGRQNPVIFKNNSEAHHILVGIRDEAHRFAITYHRKLREGTSLESELDYVVGLGEKRKKTLLTQFNSIDEIRMADPSEIAKLKSFNRVLAERIILQLNESEEEEVEAE; encoded by the coding sequence ATGGCCTCGAGTAAATTTGACGAAATCCGCGATAAGGTGCGCGAATTTCCCACGCAAAGTGGTGTGTACCTGATGAAGGGGCCTGGCGATAAGATTATCTATATCGGTAAGGCCAAAGTTCTTCGTAATCGCGTGCGTAGTTATTTTACAGACAGCAAGGATCATTCTCCCAAGACTCGTTTGCTGGTTTCGAATATTTTGGATGTTGAATACATCCTTACTAAAACTGAAGTCGAAGCTTTCTTATTGGAAGCTTCACTGATTAAGAAACATCGTCCCAAGTACAACATCCGTCTGCGTGATGATAAGGCCTATCCTTACATTCGCCTCAGCTGGTCCCAGGAGTTCCCGCGATTGTATGTCGCACGTAAAGTCAAACGGGATGGGTCTCTTTATTTTGGTCCTTATACTTCGGGATTAGCAGTGCAAGGGACGATTCGTTTCTTGAACCGCACTTTTAAAATACGCGATTGTACAGATGCGATGTTCACATCACGCAAGCGTCCTTGCATGACCTATCAGATTGGTCGTTGTACGGCGCCATGTGTGGATTACATCAGTCAGCAGGATTATAAAAGTGAAGTTGAAGGGGCGAAGCTTTTCCTAAAAGGCCAGAACAAAAAGGTCATTAAAGCTTTAAAAGACAAAATGATGGGAGCAGCTGACGAAGAGAAATTCGAAGTGGCAGCACGTCTGCGTGATTCTATCGAAGCCATTAAAACTATTTTGGAAAAACAAGCTGTCATCAATGATACTTCTGAAAAGGACCAAGATGCCGTGGGCTTTTATGGCGATGAACGGGGTTGCTTGATTGAAACCGTCCACGTTCGTGGGGGCCGTGTCATTGGAACACGACCTCACTTCTTGCCACATTTTGATCCGAATGATTCTGCCGAAGATCCAAGAGAATGGATGGTGGATTTCCTGAATCAGTATTACGAAGACAATTTCATTCCCGATGATGTATTGTTGCCATTGGATATCGGCAGTGATCTGAATAAACTTATGGAGCAGGTTCTAGAGTCCCGTTCCGGAACTAAAGCGGCAGTGCGTTTTGCAACAGACGAGCGAGGTCGTTCTTTGGTTGAGATGGCTAACGAAAACGCTAAAGCGCATTTCTTAAAATATGTCTCTAAATCCGAAGAAAAACTTCGAGGTCTGCAAGAGATCAAAGAAAAATTCAATCTGCCCGAGCTTCCTCGTCGTATCGAGTGTTATGATATTTCGACCTTCCAAGGGGCTGAAACGGTCGCCTCGCAAGTGGTGTTTGAAGAGGGCGTGCCAGCCAAGGATCACTATCGTCGCTATAAAATTAGAACTGTGGAAGGTATTAATGACTTTGCCTCTATGTATGAGGTGCTGAGCCGTCGATTCAAACACACGGAATACGAAGACCCACAGTTAGTGGTCATCGACGGTGGTAAAGGGCAGTTGTCTCAAGCCATGAAAATTTTGGCGGAGATCGGTCGCAGCGACATTCCGGTGGTGGGCCTAGCAAAAGCACGGACGGAGAGCGATTTCCAAAAAGCCGAAGTGGAGTCCACAGAAGAAAGATTCTTCCTGCCGGGGCGTCAAAACCCTGTGATTTTCAAAAACAACTCCGAAGCTCACCATATTTTAGTGGGAATCCGTGATGAAGCCCATCGTTTCGCAATTACGTATCATCGTAAGCTGCGTGAGGGGACATCTCTTGAGAGCGAACTTGATTACGTTGTGGGTCTTGGCGAAAAAAGAAAGAAAACTCTTTTGACTCAGTTTAACTCTATTGATGAAATTAGGATGGCCGATCCAAGTGAGATTGCAAAGTTAAAGAGCTTTAACCGCGTTTTAGCGGAGCGAATTATTTTGCAACTGAACGAATCGGAAGAAGAAGAAGTCGAAGCAGAATAG